Proteins co-encoded in one Polaromonas vacuolata genomic window:
- a CDS encoding MBL fold metallo-hydrolase, which produces MQPIQLFEPASSTYTYLLFDEVSREALIIDPVDAMLERDLAVLRQYGLTLRWTIETHAHADHITSAGQLAELTAARTAVPANCGIHGAAVQLNDGAVLNFGNETLLARHTPGHTAGSMSFVWRGNVFTGDTLLINGCGRTDFQSGSALALYQSLTHVLFALPDETLVWPGHDYNGKTHSSIAAEKAGNARIAGKTQAEFVAIMDGLQLPAPKRLNEAVPANLRSGLRHDAQDVSATQSRPADGYAGDISPQLAFDWVQAGEAVLIDIRTDAEREWVGFVPGAVSLAWKKWPGMVLNSEFEAGIKAAVPAGKKAVLLCRSGVRSIAAAKCANGLGIEAYNILQGFEGDPDENAHRGRTGGWRMLGLPWRQG; this is translated from the coding sequence ATGCAACCGATTCAACTGTTTGAACCCGCTTCCAGCACTTACACCTATTTATTGTTTGACGAAGTTAGCCGCGAAGCGCTCATCATTGATCCTGTCGATGCCATGCTTGAGCGTGACTTGGCGGTACTGCGCCAATACGGCTTGACGCTGCGCTGGACGATTGAGACTCATGCCCACGCTGACCACATTACCAGCGCCGGACAGCTTGCCGAGTTAACCGCTGCACGCACTGCCGTGCCGGCTAATTGCGGCATTCACGGCGCTGCCGTGCAGCTCAATGATGGCGCTGTGTTGAACTTTGGCAACGAGACTTTGCTGGCTAGGCACACGCCTGGTCACACCGCTGGCAGCATGTCTTTTGTGTGGCGCGGCAATGTATTCACCGGTGACACTTTGCTCATTAATGGCTGTGGCCGGACTGATTTTCAGTCTGGCAGTGCTTTGGCTTTGTATCAGTCTTTGACCCACGTTCTATTCGCCTTGCCGGATGAAACACTGGTCTGGCCGGGCCACGATTACAACGGTAAAACGCATTCCAGCATCGCTGCCGAAAAAGCGGGTAACGCACGCATTGCCGGCAAAACGCAGGCTGAGTTCGTCGCCATCATGGACGGTTTGCAACTGCCCGCACCTAAGCGGCTGAATGAAGCTGTGCCGGCCAACTTGCGCTCTGGTTTGCGCCACGATGCGCAAGACGTCAGCGCCACACAGAGTCGACCGGCAGACGGCTATGCCGGCGACATCTCGCCGCAACTGGCATTTGATTGGGTTCAGGCTGGCGAGGCAGTCTTAATTGACATACGCACGGATGCCGAACGTGAATGGGTAGGCTTTGTGCCCGGCGCTGTGTCGCTGGCTTGGAAAAAGTGGCCGGGCATGGTGCTTAACAGCGAATTTGAAGCGGGCATAAAAGCCGCTGTACCTGCGGGTAAAAAAGCCGTGCTGTTGTGCCGCAGCGGCGTGCGCTCGATTGCCGCTGCCAAGTGTGCCAATGGACTGGGAATTGAGGCCTACAACATACTCCAAGGCTTTGAAGGCGACCCCGACGAAAACGCGCACCGTGGACGCACGGGCGGCTGGCGCATGCTGGGCTTGCCATGGCGTCAGGGTTGA
- a CDS encoding type III pantothenate kinase, with product MTFLAIDVGNTRLKWALYSAPQPGAQMLAHGAVFIENLDQLAEHDWRDLAAPEHILGCTVASDAIKRQVVEQIEQMANWDVAPRWVVSSSQEAGLSNGYDHPSRLGADRWVAMIGAHHRLLAHGIRKPCVIVMVGTAVTVEALDASGKFLGGIILPGHGIMLRALETGTAGLHVPTGDVCDFPTNTSDALTSGGTFAIAGAVQRMVDNVTRYCGERPECIMTGGAGWKMAPSMSVPVELVESLIFDGMLVIAAQRIGASFSTQE from the coding sequence ATGACATTCCTGGCTATAGATGTGGGTAATACCCGTTTGAAATGGGCTCTTTACTCGGCGCCACAGCCGGGCGCTCAAATGCTCGCGCACGGTGCGGTGTTTATTGAAAATCTGGATCAACTGGCTGAGCACGATTGGCGTGATTTAGCGGCGCCTGAACACATACTAGGCTGCACCGTGGCGAGTGATGCGATCAAGCGTCAGGTGGTCGAGCAAATCGAGCAGATGGCGAACTGGGATGTAGCTCCGCGCTGGGTTGTGTCTAGCTCGCAAGAAGCCGGTCTGAGCAACGGCTATGACCATCCGAGCCGACTAGGCGCTGATCGTTGGGTCGCCATGATAGGCGCGCACCACCGTTTGCTGGCGCACGGCATTCGCAAGCCCTGCGTGATCGTCATGGTGGGTACGGCCGTGACGGTGGAGGCGCTAGACGCGTCAGGCAAATTTCTAGGCGGCATTATTCTGCCCGGCCACGGCATCATGCTGCGCGCACTAGAGACCGGAACGGCCGGTTTGCACGTGCCCACTGGCGATGTCTGCGACTTTCCCACCAACACCAGCGACGCTTTAACCAGCGGCGGCACTTTTGCAATTGCTGGTGCGGTCCAGCGCATGGTCGATAACGTTACCCGCTACTGTGGTGAGCGGCCTGAGTGCATCATGACTGGCGGGGCGGGCTGGAAGATGGCCCCTAGCATGTCGGTGCCCGTCGAGTTGGTCGAGAGCCTGATTTTTGACGGTATGCTGGTGATTGCTGCACAGCGTATTGGTGCAAGTTTTTCAACTCAGGAGTAG
- a CDS encoding acyl-CoA-binding protein, with the protein MSELKAAFDQALIDSKDLSERPDNATLLKLYAFYKQGSQGDNDDAKPSFSDMVARAKWDAWTRLKGTSQEAAMQQYIDQISELS; encoded by the coding sequence ATGTCAGAACTTAAAGCCGCCTTTGATCAAGCCTTGATTGATTCAAAAGACCTCAGCGAGCGCCCAGATAACGCGACGCTACTCAAGCTTTATGCGTTCTACAAACAAGGCAGCCAAGGCGATAACGACGACGCCAAACCGAGTTTTTCAGATATGGTGGCGCGCGCCAAGTGGGATGCTTGGACTCGGCTTAAAGGCACGTCGCAAGAAGCTGCTATGCAGCAATACATAGACCAGATTTCTGAGCTGAGCTGA
- a CDS encoding polyhydroxyalkanoic acid system family protein, with the protein MPDINIQREHGMSLAQARQAANKWTTQAEQKFGLSCVYTTGQDSDEVTFNRAGITGTLNITPDLFELSAKLGFLFGAFKEKIEDEISKNLDTLIAKMQAENGTHAATAKL; encoded by the coding sequence ATGCCAGATATCAATATTCAACGCGAACACGGCATGAGCTTGGCGCAGGCGCGTCAAGCGGCCAACAAATGGACGACACAGGCTGAACAAAAGTTCGGCCTTAGCTGCGTCTACACCACTGGTCAGGACAGTGACGAAGTGACTTTTAACCGCGCCGGCATCACCGGCACACTCAACATCACGCCCGACCTGTTTGAACTCAGCGCCAAACTAGGCTTTTTGTTTGGCGCTTTCAAGGAAAAAATTGAAGACGAGATCAGCAAAAATCTCGACACGCTGATTGCCAAAATGCAAGCGGAAAACGGCACGCATGCGGCCACTGCCAAGCTCTAA
- a CDS encoding aminopeptidase has translation MKPITSVTTNWQRAIKWPLVAALLYALSGCTSMGYYWQSVSGHVQMMRAAKPVDDWLADTQTLPALKDKLALSQRLRRFSVTELHLPDNPSYTRYADLQRSAVVWNVVAAPAYSLTLNTWCFPVAGCVGYRGYFDQAQAQAEGDRLRDQGLEVSVYGVPAYSTLGWMNWAGGDPLLSTFIKQPEGELARLIFHELSHQVLYVSGDTMFNESFATAVERLGSQRWLATHADQAARDQYALYDSRRQAIKALASQTRAELKQIYQRDEDAIKNPSTATSDRMAKEKAQAMLQLSQRYAVLKESWGGYTGYDGWMARANNASLGAQAAYDELVPGFEALFAREGGDWQRFFAAVRKLSELSRDQRRIALGSSAEKSTPLANHSLNNHNQTSTNNPQVAFVAGQN, from the coding sequence ATGAAACCCATCACAAGTGTGACAACAAACTGGCAGCGCGCCATAAAGTGGCCGCTAGTCGCTGCACTTTTGTATGCTTTGAGCGGCTGCACCAGCATGGGCTACTACTGGCAATCAGTCAGCGGTCATGTGCAAATGATGCGGGCGGCAAAGCCGGTTGATGACTGGCTGGCTGACACGCAAACACTGCCCGCCTTGAAAGATAAGCTGGCGCTGAGTCAGCGTTTACGCAGGTTTTCGGTGACCGAACTGCATCTGCCCGACAACCCCAGCTACACCCGCTATGCCGATTTGCAGCGCAGTGCAGTGGTCTGGAATGTGGTGGCTGCACCGGCTTACTCGCTGACGCTGAACACCTGGTGTTTTCCGGTTGCCGGCTGCGTCGGTTACCGCGGCTATTTTGATCAAGCACAGGCGCAAGCAGAAGGCGACAGGCTACGCGACCAAGGCCTTGAAGTCAGCGTTTATGGCGTGCCGGCTTACTCGACCCTGGGCTGGATGAACTGGGCCGGTGGCGACCCGCTGCTGAGCACTTTTATCAAACAGCCAGAAGGCGAGTTGGCGCGGCTAATCTTTCATGAACTCTCGCACCAAGTGCTCTACGTTAGCGGCGACACTATGTTTAACGAATCCTTTGCCACGGCCGTCGAGCGGCTGGGCAGCCAGCGCTGGTTAGCAACGCACGCCGATCAAGCGGCGCGCGATCAGTACGCGCTGTATGACAGCCGGCGTCAGGCAATCAAGGCATTGGCAAGTCAAACCAGGGCTGAGTTAAAACAGATTTATCAGCGAGATGAAGATGCGATAAAAAATCCATCGACAGCGACTAGCGATCGCATGGCTAAAGAAAAAGCCCAAGCAATGTTGCAACTAAGCCAGCGCTACGCAGTGCTCAAAGAATCTTGGGGCGGCTATACCGGCTACGACGGCTGGATGGCACGTGCCAACAATGCCAGCTTAGGTGCGCAAGCCGCCTATGATGAGTTGGTACCGGGTTTTGAAGCCTTGTTCGCCCGCGAAGGCGGCGACTGGCAGCGCTTTTTCGCAGCCGTGCGTAAACTCTCCGAACTTAGTCGAGACCAGCGCCGTATCGCGCTGGGCAGCAGCGCAGAAAAATCTACCCCTCTCGCTAACCATAGCCTGAACAATCACAACCAGACCAGCACAAACAACCCACAAGTTGCCTTTGTTGCTGGTCAAAACTAA
- a CDS encoding molybdopterin-containing oxidoreductase family protein gives MSPTISIASDQTHQTLGACPHDCPDTCSFVTTVQTTAAGKVALRVQGNPDHPHTGGVLCAKVARYTERSYHPERLLQPLKRIGPKGSGKFETVSWEAALTDIAARLKTIAARNPEAILPYSYAGTMGLIQAEAMAGRFFNRLGASLLDRTICSTAGGEGFTQTLGGKVGMRVEFFAESKLIIIWGSNSIGSNLHFWRYVQQAKRAGAKLICIDPRKTETAEKCHEHIALLPGTDAALALALMHELIIHDWLDHDYIAQHCIGWPELRERALTWTPERAAAICGIKAEQIKNLAHDYGQCFVNGQPSAIRLNYGMQRVRGGGNAARAVACLPALIGAWKHRAGGVLLSNSGVFPVDRAALQRPDLLAGRQPRTLNMSTIGNDLMQPTSAEFGPRIEALIVYNCNPVAVAPQSGMVVQGFSREDVFCVVLEQFQTDTADYADYVLPATTQIEHWDIHSAYGHTDALLNRPAIEPLGLAKPNTQIFRELAAHMGFDEACFSDDDETLCRAAFGDKVNFNTLLEKGFATIALPDAPFAQGGFPTPSSKCEFFSARLQAMGLDGLPDHLPNYETAGSSSAYPLAMISPPARNFLNSSFVNVTSLRNMEGEPVLEISAQDASARGIETGAVVTVFNARGEYRVKAEVSDRARPGVVVGLGIWWRKMGLNGTNVNQLTSQNLTDLGRGPVFYDCLVEVSLWPIQAPATNP, from the coding sequence ATGAGCCCCACCATTAGCATCGCCAGCGACCAGACCCACCAAACTCTGGGTGCTTGCCCGCATGACTGTCCAGATACCTGCTCCTTTGTGACCACGGTGCAAACCACTGCCGCAGGTAAGGTCGCGCTGCGGGTTCAAGGCAATCCGGACCACCCTCACACGGGCGGTGTTTTATGCGCCAAAGTTGCGCGCTACACCGAACGCAGCTACCACCCGGAACGTTTGCTGCAGCCACTCAAACGCATAGGCCCCAAAGGCAGTGGAAAATTTGAAACTGTGAGTTGGGAAGCTGCGCTTACAGACATTGCGGCACGCCTTAAAACCATTGCCGCGCGCAACCCAGAAGCGATATTGCCCTACAGCTATGCCGGCACCATGGGATTGATTCAGGCCGAAGCCATGGCCGGGAGATTTTTTAATCGCTTGGGCGCATCCCTGCTTGACCGCACTATTTGCTCTACCGCTGGCGGTGAAGGTTTTACCCAAACGCTGGGCGGCAAAGTCGGCATGCGGGTGGAGTTTTTTGCCGAATCCAAACTCATCATTATTTGGGGCAGCAATTCGATTGGCAGCAACTTACATTTCTGGCGCTATGTGCAGCAGGCCAAACGCGCGGGTGCAAAACTAATTTGTATTGATCCACGTAAAACCGAAACGGCAGAAAAATGCCACGAACACATCGCCCTGCTACCCGGCACAGATGCGGCGTTGGCGCTGGCCTTGATGCACGAGCTAATCATCCATGACTGGCTAGACCACGATTACATCGCCCAACACTGCATAGGCTGGCCAGAACTACGCGAACGCGCACTGACTTGGACGCCAGAGCGAGCCGCCGCGATTTGCGGAATCAAGGCAGAACAAATCAAAAATCTAGCCCACGATTACGGTCAGTGTTTTGTCAACGGCCAGCCGTCTGCGATTCGTCTGAACTACGGCATGCAACGGGTACGCGGCGGCGGCAATGCCGCGCGTGCCGTGGCTTGCTTACCCGCTTTGATTGGCGCTTGGAAGCACCGCGCTGGTGGCGTTTTACTGAGCAACTCCGGCGTTTTTCCAGTTGACCGTGCGGCGCTGCAAAGACCGGACTTACTCGCCGGTCGCCAGCCCCGCACACTCAATATGTCCACCATTGGCAATGATTTGATGCAGCCGACATCGGCCGAGTTTGGGCCGCGAATCGAAGCGTTAATTGTCTACAACTGCAACCCGGTTGCCGTAGCCCCGCAGTCCGGCATGGTGGTCCAGGGCTTTTCGCGTGAGGATGTTTTTTGCGTCGTGCTGGAGCAATTTCAAACCGATACCGCCGACTATGCTGACTACGTATTACCAGCGACTACGCAGATCGAGCACTGGGACATACACAGCGCTTACGGACACACTGACGCGCTGCTCAATCGCCCAGCCATAGAGCCGCTGGGTCTGGCTAAACCGAACACCCAAATCTTTCGCGAATTAGCCGCTCACATGGGTTTTGACGAGGCCTGCTTTTCTGACGATGACGAGACACTTTGCCGCGCCGCGTTTGGCGACAAAGTGAACTTCAATACTTTGCTTGAAAAAGGCTTTGCGACGATTGCGCTGCCCGATGCGCCGTTTGCACAGGGCGGCTTTCCAACCCCGTCTTCTAAGTGCGAATTCTTCAGCGCTAGACTGCAAGCCATGGGTTTAGACGGCTTGCCCGACCACCTACCAAACTACGAAACAGCGGGCTCATCAAGCGCCTATCCGCTAGCCATGATTTCACCGCCAGCGCGTAATTTTTTAAATTCAAGTTTTGTCAATGTCACCAGTCTGCGCAATATGGAGGGCGAGCCGGTGCTGGAAATTTCAGCACAAGACGCGAGCGCACGCGGCATTGAAACTGGGGCAGTTGTGACGGTGTTTAATGCGCGCGGCGAATACAGAGTCAAGGCCGAAGTCTCAGACAGAGCCAGACCTGGCGTGGTGGTGGGCTTGGGTATTTGGTGGCGGAAAATGGGTTTGAATGGCACGAACGTCAATCAACTCACGAGTCAAAATTTGACCGATTTAGGCCGTGGCCCGGTGTTCTACGATTGCTTGGTGGAAGTGAGCTTGTGGCCAATCCAAGCTCCTGCTACTAACCCATGA
- a CDS encoding ABC transporter substrate-binding protein, which produces MKITRRNFAVAGGTILLAGLNPANAQPDSKIILGQSAAFTGPAAELGLEFHRGAKMCFDQANAQGGVAGRKVEIRHLDDGYEPERCAANTRQLIDENVFALFGYVGTPTSLAALPIATQARVPFIAPFTGAMALRVPFNRYAFHLRASYNDETAQIVKQLTSLGLKRIAVFYQNDSYGMAGLNGVKLALSERGLTPVAAATVERNSIDVAKAVKVVLAAGPDAVVQIGAYKACAAFIRAARHGGFGGGFYNVSFVGTQALAEELGKDGLGVMVSQVMPSPYNPVRPITREFLAAVKLAGNSINPNYSSMEGYLAARVFLEGLKHAAAGGKLSRESLISGLEAIDHQLLGGFVVSFSPTNHVASQFVELSMLTGDSRWVRT; this is translated from the coding sequence ATGAAAATCACTCGAAGGAATTTTGCCGTGGCTGGCGGCACGATTCTTTTAGCTGGATTGAATCCAGCAAACGCTCAGCCAGACAGCAAAATCATTTTGGGTCAGTCGGCTGCATTCACTGGGCCGGCGGCAGAGCTCGGTCTTGAATTTCACCGTGGCGCAAAAATGTGTTTTGACCAGGCTAACGCTCAGGGCGGCGTTGCCGGGAGAAAAGTTGAAATTCGCCACCTCGATGATGGTTACGAGCCCGAGCGCTGTGCGGCCAACACGCGTCAACTCATTGACGAAAATGTGTTTGCCTTGTTCGGTTATGTCGGCACGCCCACAAGCTTGGCCGCCTTGCCAATAGCGACGCAAGCCCGAGTCCCGTTTATCGCACCATTTACCGGTGCCATGGCTTTGCGTGTTCCGTTTAACCGCTACGCCTTTCATCTGCGCGCTTCTTACAACGACGAGACGGCGCAAATAGTCAAGCAGTTAACCAGCCTAGGTCTTAAAAGAATTGCGGTGTTCTACCAAAATGACTCTTACGGCATGGCCGGTTTGAACGGCGTGAAACTGGCCTTGTCCGAGCGTGGGCTGACACCGGTGGCCGCCGCTACGGTCGAGCGAAATTCAATTGATGTGGCTAAAGCCGTCAAAGTCGTGCTGGCAGCGGGTCCGGATGCGGTGGTGCAAATCGGCGCTTACAAGGCCTGCGCAGCGTTTATACGCGCGGCGCGCCATGGCGGTTTTGGCGGCGGCTTTTACAACGTGTCTTTTGTCGGCACCCAGGCGCTGGCTGAAGAGTTGGGTAAAGATGGTTTGGGTGTGATGGTCTCGCAAGTCATGCCATCACCTTACAACCCGGTGCGGCCCATTACCCGTGAGTTTTTAGCCGCCGTCAAACTGGCGGGTAACAGTATTAATCCCAACTACTCCAGCATGGAGGGTTATCTTGCCGCCCGGGTATTTCTTGAAGGACTCAAGCACGCAGCGGCGGGCGGAAAACTCAGTCGCGAAAGTCTGATCAGTGGCTTAGAAGCGATTGATCATCAGCTATTGGGTGGGTTTGTGGTCTCGTTCTCGCCGACAAACCATGTGGCGTCGCAGTTCGTGGAACTGTCTATGTTGACCGGTGATTCGCGTTGGGTGAGAACTTGA
- a CDS encoding flagella synthesis protein FlgN, giving the protein MSDNLLTLLRREHAQIKQFIDLLEAEAEQMTQGQYLGLQDLAAQKLVQAGLIASTSAERNGLQLKLGFAANSQGAQSAAAGNAALQKAWQDLLAIAAQAHQSNYRNGVMIHTQLDFTREAIGFLQARGQSLYGADGTHKASSGGGKPLAVG; this is encoded by the coding sequence ATGAGCGACAACCTACTGACCTTGCTGCGCCGCGAACATGCGCAGATCAAGCAGTTCATCGACTTGCTCGAAGCCGAAGCTGAACAAATGACACAGGGACAATACTTGGGGTTGCAAGACTTGGCCGCGCAAAAATTAGTTCAAGCCGGCCTTATCGCCAGCACCAGTGCCGAGCGCAATGGGCTGCAACTCAAGCTAGGTTTTGCAGCCAACAGCCAAGGCGCGCAATCTGCGGCGGCTGGAAACGCAGCGCTGCAAAAAGCTTGGCAAGACCTTTTGGCTATCGCAGCGCAAGCGCATCAAAGCAACTACCGCAATGGCGTGATGATTCATACGCAGCTTGATTTCACGCGTGAAGCCATAGGTTTTCTGCAGGCGCGCGGACAGTCTTTGTATGGCGCGGATGGTACGCACAAAGCTTCCTCTGGCGGCGGCAAACCGTTGGCCGTGGGTTAA
- the flgM gene encoding flagellar biosynthesis anti-sigma factor FlgM, with amino-acid sequence MKIDPKINLLKPVSEASAPASNRDALAIKQAAAPSASSVQLTSATPQLPSTNSDFNTARVAKIREDISAGRYEVNPAKIADGLLASVRELLSSKPQ; translated from the coding sequence ATGAAAATAGATCCTAAGATTAACCTTTTAAAGCCCGTATCCGAGGCCAGCGCACCGGCGTCCAACCGAGATGCGCTCGCGATCAAGCAGGCCGCAGCGCCAAGCGCTAGCTCAGTGCAACTGACTTCTGCGACGCCGCAGTTGCCATCCACGAATAGCGACTTCAACACCGCGCGAGTGGCCAAAATTCGCGAAGACATCAGCGCTGGACGTTACGAAGTGAATCCCGCAAAAATCGCAGATGGCCTGTTGGCCAGTGTGCGCGAGCTGCTCAGCAGCAAACCGCAATGA
- the flgA gene encoding flagellar basal body P-ring formation chaperone FlgA has translation MNTWTAALVLSASLLALAGASSANAGTKPAPLAGHARAVIDAFLAPQLLGMPGKTSLRVDTPISGSPPECSALEAFLPSGARLWGRLSVGLRCQGEPPWTRYIQAYVSVTGNYYAAARPISAGQALTDADSELREGDLTKLPDSVVLDRTLLKDAIANYSIALGSPLRKELLRTLPLIVRGQNIKLLTRGQGFTVSVDGKAMTDAALGATVQVKIEGGQVLRGVVRSDGVVERPN, from the coding sequence ATGAATACTTGGACCGCAGCGCTGGTTTTAAGCGCCAGCCTACTGGCCTTAGCCGGCGCGAGCAGCGCTAACGCCGGCACCAAACCAGCACCGCTAGCCGGTCATGCGCGGGCCGTCATCGATGCGTTTTTAGCCCCTCAATTGCTTGGCATGCCGGGCAAAACTAGCTTGAGGGTTGACACGCCGATCTCAGGCTCACCGCCTGAGTGCAGCGCGCTGGAAGCCTTTTTGCCTTCTGGTGCACGCTTATGGGGACGGCTATCGGTAGGTTTGCGCTGCCAAGGTGAGCCGCCCTGGACGCGCTACATACAGGCCTATGTATCTGTCACTGGCAACTACTACGCGGCGGCACGGCCGATTAGCGCTGGCCAAGCACTGACAGACGCGGACAGCGAATTACGCGAAGGTGATTTAACCAAACTGCCGGACAGTGTGGTGTTAGACCGAACGCTGCTTAAAGACGCCATCGCCAACTACTCCATTGCCTTGGGCTCGCCGCTGCGCAAGGAATTACTGCGCACACTGCCGCTGATCGTGCGCGGTCAAAACATTAAACTACTCACGCGCGGCCAAGGCTTTACGGTGAGCGTTGACGGCAAAGCCATGACGGATGCCGCCCTTGGCGCGACCGTTCAAGTCAAGATTGAAGGCGGCCAAGTACTGCGCGGCGTCGTCAGGAGCGATGGTGTTGTCGAGCGGCCAAACTAG
- the flgB gene encoding flagellar basal body rod protein FlgB, with product MVDKLDAALRFNSEALNLRARRQEIIATNIAHADTPNYKARDIDFKATLAQAVANGRQSSVAMATTSNRHIAGQATTQGVSEADLMYRTPSQSSIDGNTVEMDAERVNFADNAMHYEANLSILGAKIKSLLAAAQ from the coding sequence ATGGTAGACAAGCTCGACGCGGCGCTTCGCTTTAACTCGGAAGCGCTCAATCTTCGGGCTAGACGTCAGGAAATCATCGCCACCAATATTGCCCATGCCGACACGCCGAACTACAAAGCTCGTGACATTGATTTCAAAGCAACCCTAGCGCAGGCCGTCGCGAACGGCCGCCAGTCATCCGTAGCGATGGCCACGACTTCTAACCGCCATATTGCCGGTCAAGCGACGACGCAGGGTGTGAGCGAAGCGGATCTTATGTACCGCACACCTTCCCAGTCCAGCATAGACGGCAACACGGTTGAGATGGACGCCGAGCGCGTGAACTTCGCCGACAACGCCATGCATTACGAGGCCAACTTAAGCATACTCGGCGCGAAGATTAAGTCCTTGCTAGCGGCCGCTCAATAA
- the flgC gene encoding flagellar basal body rod protein FlgC, with amino-acid sequence MPINNSSMGIFNIAGSALTAQSQRMNVTASNMANANSVAGPDGTPYRARQVVFEMASAPGQPIGGVRVARVIEDQSPMHLVHDPKNPLANAEGYVSTSNVNVVEEMVNMISASRSYQANVEVLNTAKTMMLKTLTLGQ; translated from the coding sequence ATGCCGATTAACAACAGCTCAATGGGAATTTTCAATATCGCCGGTTCGGCCTTGACCGCCCAATCCCAGCGCATGAACGTGACTGCCAGCAATATGGCCAACGCTAACAGCGTGGCCGGGCCGGACGGCACGCCTTACCGCGCACGCCAAGTGGTTTTTGAAATGGCCAGCGCTCCTGGTCAACCGATAGGCGGTGTGAGAGTTGCCAGGGTGATAGAGGATCAATCGCCTATGCATTTGGTGCATGACCCTAAGAATCCGTTGGCCAACGCCGAGGGTTACGTCAGCACGTCTAACGTCAATGTGGTCGAGGAGATGGTCAACATGATCTCAGCTTCGCGTTCTTACCAAGCCAATGTTGAAGTGCTCAACACTGCCAAAACCATGATGCTCAAAACGCTCACGTTGGGCCAGTAA
- a CDS encoding flagellar hook assembly protein FlgD: MATSAISSTDTNAALGVSSTTGKAGSDTEQRFLKLLVTQLNNQDPLNPLDNAQLTSQLAQLSTVSGIEKLNAAFASLIAQSGSGQVLQSAAMIGRQVLAPGSSLNMATGESTAFAVSLPSSADSVKVSITDSTGTSIRSIDLGALPPGVKTVSWDGLTDNGTQAAAGAYSFNVAASAAGAQIVASPLTYASVLSVSQGGSGVTVHLSDSRLSSLSEIKQIF, encoded by the coding sequence ATGGCTACCAGCGCAATCAGCTCGACCGACACCAATGCTGCACTAGGCGTTTCGAGCACCACCGGCAAGGCTGGCAGCGACACAGAGCAGCGATTTTTAAAGCTGCTGGTGACACAGCTCAACAATCAAGATCCGCTTAACCCGCTGGATAACGCGCAGCTGACCTCGCAGCTCGCACAACTGAGTACGGTCAGCGGCATTGAAAAACTTAACGCTGCGTTCGCATCCTTGATCGCCCAGAGCGGCTCTGGCCAAGTGCTGCAGTCGGCGGCCATGATTGGTCGCCAAGTGCTCGCGCCAGGCAGCTCACTGAATATGGCGACTGGCGAAAGCACAGCGTTCGCTGTCAGCCTGCCGAGTTCGGCCGATAGCGTCAAAGTCTCGATCACGGATTCGACTGGTACCAGCATTCGCAGCATTGACTTGGGGGCTTTGCCGCCGGGTGTGAAAACCGTTTCATGGGATGGTCTGACTGACAACGGCACGCAAGCCGCCGCTGGCGCTTACAGCTTTAACGTTGCCGCCAGCGCTGCCGGCGCGCAGATAGTCGCCAGCCCGCTGACTTATGCCAGTGTGCTCAGTGTCTCGCAGGGCGGCAGCGGCGTGACAGTCCATCTCAGCGACAGCCGTTTGTCTAGCTTGAGCGAGATAAAACAGATTTTTTAA